In Bradyrhizobium lablabi, one DNA window encodes the following:
- a CDS encoding MucR family transcriptional regulator has product MTDSASKNFIDLTANIVSAYLSNNPTPASEIPNLISQIHAALLRVSTGRIETPLEPAKPAVSVKKSMTPDYLVCLEDGKRFKSLKRHLRSQYNMTPEQYRDKWGLPADYPMVAPNYAVARSQLAKKMGLGQQRRRRK; this is encoded by the coding sequence ATGACCGATTCTGCGTCCAAGAATTTCATCGACCTGACCGCGAATATCGTCTCGGCGTATCTGAGCAACAATCCGACACCGGCGTCCGAAATCCCGAACCTGATCAGCCAGATTCACGCCGCCTTGCTGCGGGTCTCGACCGGGCGGATCGAAACGCCGCTGGAGCCGGCCAAGCCCGCGGTGTCGGTGAAGAAATCGATGACGCCCGATTACCTGGTGTGCCTGGAAGACGGCAAGCGCTTCAAATCGCTGAAGCGGCATTTGCGCTCGCAATACAACATGACGCCGGAGCAATACCGCGACAAATGGGGCCTGCCGGCCGACTATCCGATGGTGGCGCCGAACTACGCGGTGGCGCGTTCGCAGCTCGCCAAGAAAATGGGGCTCGGCCAGCAGCGGCGGCGGCGGAAGTAA